The window TATCTGCCCATGTGGAGGGGAAACCGATGCGAACGCCTTCCAGGGCGATGGGGATGACGAACACGGAAATGAGCAGCAGATACAGGGGAAGTATCCACATGGCCGAGGTGAGGTGCCTCTCGTCGCTGTTCTCCACCACTGTGACATGGAACTGCCGGGGCAGGAACATGATGGCGGACATGGAGAGTATCAGGTAGGTGGCCCATGTCGAATAGGGCGACTCGGTCGGCCCGGACAGGGAGATTACCTCGTCGATGGGGATACCCATGGCGCGCGTGTTGCGGATCATATCCTCAAAGCCAGAATGGACGGTGAAGGTGACGAACACGCCGCACGCCAGAAAAGCGAACAGCTTGATGACGGATTGCACGGCCACGGCAGTAATCATGCCTTGATGGCGCTCCGTGGGGTCGAGGCGGCGCACACCGAAAATGATGGTGAAGGTGGTCATGAGGAACACGGCCACGGGCCCGATCAGGTCCTGCAGCCATGAGTGGGTCTGCCCTGTGTCGCCCACGATGATGGAAAAGGTGGCTACCACCGACCGTAGCTGCAGTGCAATATACGGAGTGATGCCGAGCAGGGCCGCACACGCAGCCATGGCTGCCAGCATGGGCGACCGGTCATAGCGGGCGGAGATGAAGTCCGCGATGGAGGTGATGCGGTAGCGGTGCTTGATGCGCACCATGCGCCGCATGATCTGCCACCACAGGATGATCATCAGGGTCGGCCCGATATAGACGGTGGTGAAGAGCATACCCGAGGTTACAGCCTTGCCCACGCTGCCGTAGAATGTCCATGAGGTGGCATAGACTGCCAGCGACAGCCCATAGACCATCGGGCTGCCGGCGACACGCTTGCTCAGAGATGAGCGACCCTCAACCCATTGTGCAAGCAGGAAAAGCACCAGGAAGTAGGACAGCAGAATAGTGAGGACTGTAATGGGGCTGAACATGGATTACGCCCCCCTGTCCTTGTCGCGTCCCAGGCAGCGCCCCATGATGACCAGTAGACATACCAATACACCCCACACGAGGAAGATGTAGCTGAACAGCGATGGGCCGCCGTCTTCGGCACAAAGGGAAAGAAGCGGCCAGCTGAACAGCAGTGTGCCCAGATGAAAGAGGAGCAACGCAAGGCCCCGGGATTGGAAAAAGGCAATCAATCGATCCACAGCCATCCCCTTGCTACGGCCTGAGGACATGAAGGTCAGTTCCGAAGAGATTTCTCAGGCCTAGGAAATATATAGCAGATCATGCCACCGATGGCTAACCCATTAGAATGATAATTCGCCAAGAAAAGAAAAGTTGGGAGAATCAGTAAAAAAATGTCTGGCTGGGCTTAATTGCGATGCAACTCAAAGGTTGTTTGGTCCTTGAGAAGGCGGAAACGAAAGGCATCACAGGCGCCGTCATCCACCACGAGCAGAGGGGACTGGTTGTCCGGATATTCTGCCCGCAGCGAGATACTCTGGGCACACAGCCCGTTTTGCCCGTCAATGGGGATGGCTACATGGGCAATGTGGTCGGAGCCCCCTATCAGCACCGCCATGATGGCAGTGGCCGTGTTGTCCGGTAATTGCCCTGTGCGGATTCCAAGAAAAGCGTCGTCAAAGATGCCGTCATGGTTGAAGTCATCGGAGACTACATCCGGGTGCCAGAAGATATCACCGGGAAGCTGGTCCCCGGCCAGACTGATCAAACGGGCCAGATCCGTAGGCCAGACGATTTGGTCAACCAGTTGGGTCGTGCGGGCGCGCACCAGCTCTGCGTGACAAAGCAGCCGGACGCCGGGCGCCATAGACCCTCCGCGAAACTGGTCTGCCTCATACTCGCACTGTGCATCCCGATAGGCCTCCCAGGCCTTTTGCGAAGCCTCCAGCATCTCTCTGTCCGTCTCGTCACCAGCCTGTTCCAGTATTTTCTTGTAAGCGGCATCGAGCAACTTCTGCTCCCCCCGAAGTAATCGGTCGGCGCAACGGTTCATCTCCCCCTGCGTTCCGGCGCAGTTGTCCACGGCCTCCGCCAAGGCAGGCAAGGAAGGAAACGAAAGGAAAATCATCAAGGCAAGGCAAATAGGATAACGATACATGGTATGACTCCAAATTTGATTCCAAACAGGTACCCCACCACCCAGAATCAAGCAATAAATCTCTCAACCCCAGCGTCCTCTTCTCCAATACCACCGTAAGGCCCTTGGGTGCAAAGCACCCAACACCGAGTCTCTTCCTCGTCCTTGGAGGATCGGCGACTTCCTCTCTTCTCCCCGACACCGTGAGGCTTTGTAGAGTGGTGCAGCTGCAAGGCGACAGGCACGATTTGAGCGGAGGCGTAGCAACGCTACGTCGAGCATCAAATCGCGCCTGGCAACGCCGCAGATGCGCCGCTATACAAAGCCGTGTAGCTCACCCACAACGCAATAAAAAAGCCCGGCTGATTAGCCGGGCTTTTCAATTGCGTTGTGGGTGAGCCTAGTAGTGGATGTCACTCTCGGTCATGGGAGTGGCAAAGTGCTTGTAGACCCAGAACTGGTAACCGATGACGATGGGAACGAAGACCAGAGCCACACCGAGCATGATGGACAGGGTGAGTTCGCTGGATGCAGAGTTCATGATCGTCAGGGAGTGGGCCGGGTTCGGGTTGGACGGGATGATGGCGGGGAAGATGCCGATCACGCCGAACAGAGCCACGCCGCCAATGTAGGCGCAGGAGGAAGCCCATGCCATCCAGTACTTCTTGGCACCGAGGTAAGTGCGCATCATGATCAGGCCGCCCACGGGCAGGGCCAGGACCACGAAGAGGAACGGATAGACCATGTAGTTGCTGAACAACTGGGTAGCCATGGCGGTGTACACCAGGAACAGCACGGTCAGCACTACTTCCACGGGCCAGATCTTGGTGGCCAGGGATTCTGCACGGGTGTGCAGGTCGCCGGTGGCGCGGATGGTCAGCCAGAGCGCGCCGTGCATGACGAAGATCACCACGAACAGGACGCCGCCTGCCAGACCGTAGGGATTCAGCAGACCGAACAGGCCAGCCTGGGAGAACCCGGTGTTATCCAGAGGCAGGCCCTGGAAGATGTTGCCGAAGGCCACGCCGAGCAGCAGTGCGGGCAGGAACGAACCTGCGAAGTGAGCCCTGTCCCAGATGTTTTTCCAGGTCTCGCTTTCCACCTTGGAGCGGAACTCGAAGGAGACGCCGCGGATAATCAGCGCAAAGAGCAGCAGCATCAGCGCGGTGTACAGCCCGGAGAACATCTGGGCGTAAGCGTACGGGAATGCAGCAAAAGTGACGCCGCCCGCAGAGATGAGCCACACCTCGTTGCCGTCCCAGAAGGGACCGGTCGAGTTGAGCATGGCGCGTTTTTCCTGCTCGTTCTTTGCGAGGAACGGGAGCAGGGAGCCAACGCCGAGGTCAAAGCCGTCGAGGATAAAGTAGACGGCCCACAATACGCCCCAGAGGACGAACCAGATCATGGCAAGGTAATAGTGCCAGGAGCCAACTTCCATAATTTCAGTCATCGGAGATTCTCCTTGTACTCTTATCTCAGGCTAGACCTGGATGGGAGTGTTATCTTCAGGGCCCTTCTTGGCCAGCTTGATCATCAGCCAAATGCCTGCAGCGCCGAGAACGGTGTACAGGGCACACATGAGCACGAAGGAGAAGCCGACTTCACCGGTGGAGACCGGGGAGACCGCATCAGACGTGCGCATCAGGCCGTAGACAATCCACGGCTGGCGGCCAACCTCTGCCAGTACCCAACCCGCCTGAATGGCGATGTATGGAATCGGAATGGCGTAGGGGAGGTACTTGAGATAGAGCGGGAACTTGTCGAGTCGATTACGCATGACCCAGCCGAACAGGGCAAGGGCAGGCATGAGCGTGCCGAGACCAACCATGATGCGGAAAGCAAGGAAGGTGATGGTAATGGGCGGACGATCTTCCTTGGGAATATCGTTGAGGCCTGTCACCTCGGCGTTGAAATCATTGAATGCGAGGAAGCTCAGTGCGCCGGGAACGGGCAGGGCTTCGATGAGGTTGCCGTCTTCACCGGGGACCAGCAGCAGATAGAGCGGTGCGTTCTTCTGGGTTTCCCAGTGGGATTCCATGGCGGCCAGCTTTGCGGGCTGCTTCAGTGCCATGTTGTTACCGTGCATGTGACCTTCCACCGCAGTGAAGATGGTGGCGACCACGGCCAGGGAAACAGCCACGTTGAAGGACTTCTGGAAGAACTCGGTGTTGGACTTGCGATACAGGTGCCATGCGGAAACGCCCATGATGAAGAAGGCGCCTACACACAGGGAAGCCGGGATGACGTGGAAGAATTCCAGCCAGGCCCATTTGTTGGTGATAACCTCAAAGAAGTTATCCAACTCGGCGCGTCCGTTGCGAAGGACGTACCCTTTGGGATCCTGCATGAAGCCGTTGGCGATGAGAATCCAGATGGCGGACATGTTGGATGCGCCGGCCACCAGCCATGCAACGATGGCATGCGCCTTGGGAGAGAGCTTGTCCCAACCAAAGTGCCAGACACCGATGAAGGTGGATTCGAGGAAGAAGGCTACCGTGGCCTCGATGGCCAGCAGGGAGCCGAAGATATCACCCATGAACATGGAGTAGCGGGACCAGTTGGTACCGAACTGGAACTCCAGGGTGATACCGGTGACGACGCCGAGGGCGAAGTTCACCAGAAAGATTTTCCCCCAGAATTTCGCCATTTTTTTCCACACCTCATTCCCGGTGCGGACATATGCCGTCTCCATACAGGCGATGAGAATGGAGAGTCCCAGAGTCAATGGGACGAAGATGAAGTGGAACATGGTGGCCGCGGCAAATTGCAGCCTGGAGAGCATTAGCACATCCATACAAACCCCCTTGCGGATATTGCCATCTAAATACCTTTACCTACTTTGAAAGTTTTCATCCGGGCAATGTAGCCCCGGCTTCTTCTAAAATCAAGAATAATTATTATTTTTATTTATTCTTCATTTTGATGGGCTGCCCCGTGGATTCGAGGACGGCTCGCCAGTAATTAGAAGTGATGTTTATACTTTTTTTGCCGGTTGTGACAACATCCATGGGGATATGTACATACCGGCCGTTCCAGCGGGAAATGACCATGCCGGTGCGTCCCGACATGCCAGCGTGTACGGCGTTGATGCCGAGGAACGAGCAGTAGATGCGGTCGTTGGCGTTGGCCGGGACCGAGCGGATAATGTAGCTGGGGTCGATATATTTCAGGGTCGGTTTGATGCCCTGATCCGTGAAATGCTTGATGATACGTTCTTTGAGTAGCAGAGCGAAGTCCCCGAGCTTGACGTTGCCGGAGGCGTCGGTCTCTGCTGAGGCTTTCAGATGCTCCTGCCCCGCGCCCTCGGCCACGACCACCACGGCGTTGCCTGCGGTGCGCATGCGCTTCTCAAGGACGGCCAAAAAGCCTTTTTCGCCATCAAGATCAAAGGGAGCTTCCGGTACGAGGACGTAGTTGACTTCCTGACAGGAGAGGGCGCACTGGGCTGCGATGTAGCCCGCATGACGGCCCATGACCTTGACCAGACCTATGCCCCATGGGGCGCCCGTGGCCTCCACATGTGCCCCTCTGATGGCGGTGGTTGCAGTTTCCACGGCGGTGTCAAAGCCGAAGGAGGGCGACGCGTAGTTGATGTCGTTATCAATGGTCTTGGGCAGGCCTACCACCGAGATGGAGAGGTTGCGCTGGGTGATTTCCTTCACCACCTTGCTGGCCGCGCGCATGGTGCCGTCGCCGCCGATCATGAACAGGATGGAGACGTTCATGCGCTCCAGAGCGTCGACAATGGCTTCGGGATCCTGCGGGCCGCGTGAGCTGCCGAGGATGGTGCCGCCGAATTCATGAATACGGCTGACATACTCCGGGGTCATCTCGATGACATCGTGTCCGTATTCGGGGATAAAGCCCTCCAATCCGAATTTGATGCCGAGGACCGAGGGTACGTGGTATTCGTGATAGGCGGTCATGACCACGGCGCGGATGACGTCATTGAGGCCGGGGCAGAGCCCGCCACAGGTGACGACAGCGCATTTGGTCTTACTGGAATCATAGTAGATTTTGTCACGGGGTCCGGCAGGTTCAAAAAAGATGTGCTTGGGCTTGGAGCGGGATCGTTTGGTCCCTTCCACATTGCGCCGCGAGATGTTCACCAGAACAGCGTCATCGTCTTCCACAAAGCGACCGAACTTGATCGGGTTATTGATTTTGGCCTCGCCGACCACTTTGATTTCCGTGCTTTTTGGAAGCAGGGATTCATCCTGGTTGCTCTTCATAAACGGTTCCCCCGGGAGAATTAACAGAGATATCGCGCCTATTGTTATATGTATTTGTGACGTGGCGCAAATTATAAATGCGTTTTTACGGTCCGTTACGACAGCTAATCCGCTTGCGGCCCGGTACCATACCAAGTACGGTCTGCCCATGAATTTGATTGAAAGTCGTATATTCGCAGGAGTGTTCATATACATTGCCCTGCTTTTCCCTGCATCTGCATGGGCGCAGTCGGAATTGCCGCTGCCCATTGTTTTTGAAGATTACCCTCCCTATGAGTTCGTGGAAGATGGCGAAGTCAAAGGCATGAACATCGAGATCATCCGAGAGGCCTTTTCACGAATGGGCATCAAGCCCTACTTCGAACCCCGGCCGTGGAAACGCGCCCTTTTTCAGCTTTTGGAAGGGGAGATACTTGCCCTGTCCTCCGGATTTCAGACCAAGGATCGCGAGGAATTTGTCGCGTATCCCTCCGGAGGAGGTCTGGGGATGGAAATCAATTGCGTCATCATCCCCGCAGACAGTGACCTGAAGATCACTTCGCTGGATGACCTGCGGGGCCTCCGCGTGGGCGTTGTGCGCAGCTATGTCTACGGCGGTGGATTCGATGAAATCGAAGGTCTGAACAAGATCGAGGCCGGATCCACGCATCAGCTCCTGCGTATGCTGCTGAAAAGGCGCATGGACGTGGCCATCGGCAACAAGATGGTTTTCCGCTATCTGGCTCTAAAGCGAGAACAGGAGAGCAGCCTGCAATTCCCATTGGAAATTGCCCGCGAGCCGTTGCATCTCATGTTCTCCAAGGCCTACGGCCCCAGGGGAATCCAAATGGCCCGCGACTTCGGTGTTGCCTTGGAGCAGATGAAGAAGGACGGTACCTTCGACGCCATCGTATCGCGATATTGAGACAACGCTTCTAATAATTGCTTTCTTTGTTTGCAGCGTGGTACGCTGCATTATGTTTTCCCGCATTTTGACATCTCGGGGGAACCTCTTATTTGTCCCTCTTCTGGTCGCGCTGCTGGCGGCCCTCTTCCTGTGTGTTCCGCAGCCCCTGCGGGCGGAGGAACCCTACGTCATTCTGGCTGATGAGTACCCACCGTGGTATCACTGGCATGAGGGCCAGATCTCAGGGCCATACGCTGACGCTGTCCGTGCGACGTTTGCGCGTATGGGCATCCCCATCCATATCAAGCACAGCACCTGGAAGCGCGCGTTGTTCGAGTTGGAACGGGGCGGTACCGTGGGAATGTTTGCCGGTATCTGGACCCGTCGTCGTGCAGAGTTCACCATGTATACGACCGTTCCTCTGGGTGAAGAGGAGAAGTGGGTCGTGACCCTGAAGGATTACCCCACGGAGTTCAAAACGCTGGGTGATCTGCGGGGACACACTGTGGGCGTTGTGCAGGCATATTCGTACGGGGCTGACTTCGATTCTATGGAAGGGGTGAAGCGCTGCCGTTTCATTACCGAAGATCTGCTTATCAAGAAGTTCCTCTCCGGTCGCGAGAAGATCATACTGATCAGTCGTGAGGTGTTGGAGAACCATGTCGCTCAAAGTGGCGGTTTGGAGCGGATAAAGTTCCATTTCATGATTCAGCAACTCCCTCATTATATGATGTTTTCCCGCAAGCATCCGAACGCCAGCAACTTGGCGCGCGATTTTTCCCAGGCTCTACGCGAGCTGCGGATGGAAGGTCTAATCAAGTAGTATTCTCCTGCTGCTTCTCTCTTGACGTCTGCATCGAAATTCCTATCTTCTATTACCAAACTCAATTTGGAGGATTCACTGACATGACCAGTCAGATTAAGACAGTTTTGCTTTTGGGCCTGCTTACCGGCCTTTTGATGATGCTCGGCGGTGCCATGGGCGGTCGCGCCGGGCTTGTTCTCGCCTTCGGATTTGCCATGGTAATGAACGTGGGTTCCTACTGGTACTCGGACAAGATCGTCCTGAAGATGTACAAGGCGCAGGAACTCTCCCCCGGCGATGCCCCGCATATCCACCGCGTAGTGGAAGAGATGGCCCAGGCCGCTGGCATTCCCAAGCCCCGCATTTTTCTTATCCCGCAGGACTCCCCCAACGCGTTCGCCACGGGTCGTAACCCCGAGAACGCCGTGGTGGCCGTCACCCGCGGTATCGTCAACATCCTGAGCCCGGATGAGCTCAAGGGCGTATTGGCTCACGAACTGGGGCACATCGCCAACCGTGACATCCTGATCCAGACCGTGGCTGCGGTGCTGGCCGGTGCCATCGTGTTCATTGCCAACATGCTGCAGTGGACCGCCATCTTCGGCTTTGGCAATGACGACGAGGAAGGCGGCAACCCCATTGCGGCTCTTGCCATGGCATTCCTCGCGCCCATTGCTGCCGGTCTCATTCAGATGGCCATTTCCCGCTCCCGCGAGTACCTCGCTGATGATACGGGCGCACGCCTCGCCGGCAACCCGCTTCATCTGGCGGGCGCACTCGGCAAGCTCGACTCCGCCAGCAAGCAGGTCCCCATGGAGGGCAGCCCGGCCACAGAGAACATGTTCATCGTGGCACCATTCAGCGGCAAGCGCGCAGCGTCCCTGTTCGCTACCCACCCGCCCATTGAGGACCGTATCGCTCGACTGCGCGCCATGGCGGAAGGTCGTTAATATGTATCGTACCGCTCTCGCTCTTCTCGTCGCACTCTTCGTTTTGTTCCCGGCTCTGCATGCCAAAGCCGACCATCGGCGTACGCCTGTGGTCCAGGCGGTGGAGTCTGTCAGCCCGTCCGTGGTCAACATCACGGTGGTGAAAGAAGCGCAGGGCGGTGCCCGTTCGCCGTTCGGCGATCCTTTCTTCGATCAGTTCTTCAAGGGCTTCCCCGGTGTCCAGCCGCGTCAGTCCCAGTCGCTTGGTTCCGGCGTTATTATCGATGGGGCCAAAGCCCTTGTCCTGACCAACGCCCATGTCGTTGCCAAGGGCAACAGCATTACGGTGCGTCTCAATGACGGCCGTGAGTTCCAGGCCGATCTGGTCGGTTCCGACCCGGACTTCGACCTTGCGGTGCTCAAGTTGCGCAAGGGCCATGACCTGCCGCAGGTGGCCATGGGCGATTCCGATGACATCTACATCGGTGAGACGGTCATCGCCATCGGCAATCCTTTTGGCTACTCCCACACTGTCACCACCGGCGTGGTCTCGGCCCTGAACCGCCCCATGAAGACTAACGCGGGCGCCTATGGTTCCTTTATTCAGACCGATGCCGCCATTAACCCCGGCAACTCGGGTGGCCCGCTCCTGAACATCAACGGCAAGCTCATCGGCATCAACACCGCCATCCACGCCCGTGCCGAGGGGATCGGTTTCGCCATCCCCATCAACAAGGCCAAGTACGTGATCAACGAGCTGCTCAACACCGGCCACGTGGCCCCCATCTGGCTCGGCATCTTCGGACAGGATCTTGACCAGCCCACGGCACGCTATTTCAACCTCAAGTCGCTGGACGGTATGCTTGTGGCCGAGGCCATGAGCGGGACCCCCGCAGCCAATGGCGGCATTCAGCCCGGTGATATCGTCCTCGGCTTCAATGGGCGCAAGATTTCCGGCAAGGATGACTACATGACCCAGCTCTTCGGCATCACGCAGAAAGAGAAGGTCAAGCTCGTGGTCCAGCGCGAGGGCAAACGACGCACCGTGACTCTCTCGCCGCAGGCCATCGATAAAACCACGGCCCTTGATCTCGTGCGCCTTCGCTGGGGATTTGAACTGGTTGACCGCAACTCCGGTGGCGGCGCTGAAGTCACCACGGTTATTTCCGGCAGCCCCGCCGACAAGCTCGGCCTGCAGCGCGGCGATGTCATTCATCAGATCGGCAACCGCCGTCTGTCGTCCGGCATGGATTTGCTCAATGCCTTTCTCCGCAACCGCATGCAGAAGACCGTTCTCATGCGAGTGCAACGTGGACGTGGTTTCTACCACGTTCGCCTGACCCTCTAGGGGGACTCAATCAAAAAAGCTTGCGCTTTTTAATCACATCGAAGACTACTATACCGTGATTGAAGGAATGGATTAATATTTAGCAGGGAGGTCTCCCATCGAAGGTCAACGAAGATACTGGACGGAGCAATGCGCGAACAAAGAGTTCACGACTCCGTTCATGATCGATACATTTTCGGATAATGTGGCCAAGGATGCACGCATCCTCGACTTCGGCTGTGGTTACGGCCGTACCCTCAACGAGCTCGATCAGGCGGGATTCACCGATCTGACCGGCATAGATTTTTCCGAGTCGCTCATTCAGCGTGGTCTCAGGGAACATCCCTCTCTCAATCTCGCCGCCTATCCCGGCGGGCCGCTTCCCTACGAAGACAACACTTATGACGCCGCTCTCATGCTCGGTGTGTTTACCTGTATGCTGGAAACCAAGGAGCAGGCAGAAGCCCTCCTTGAGTTACAGCGTGTGCTCCGTCCCGGTGGTATTCTCTACGTTAACGACTTCCTGCTCAACCGCGACAAGCGCAATCTTGACCGTTATCAGGCCGGGCAGGAGAAGTATGCGTTTTACGGGACCTTTGACGTAGAAGACGGCGGAGTGCTTCGTCATCACGATCGTCATCACATGGAAGCCCTGTTCTCGGCCTTCGAGACCATCGTCTTCGAAGAGGTTGTCTACGATACCATGCACGGGCATCATTCCAACGGGTTTTACGCTGTGCTTCGGATGCCGTAATGCCTCCGGCGGGCCCTCGCCGGGCAGGCGTCGCCGACGGCCAGAGAACCACTTGAAAGAGGTTCTCTGGATTCTCCAGAACTTTTTGTAGCTCGCTTCGCTCGAGGGTGTTTGTACTCTTTCATAACAACGTAAGGCTTTGGAGGGTGGTGCAGCGCTACGGTGAGGATTTACTCGTCGCCCGGTAACGCAGCAGATGCGCCGCTATACAAAGCCGGGGCAAACACCAACAAAAAAGCCCTTGCCTGCAGATGCAGACAAGGGCTTTTTTATTGGCGTTTGGTTACGCCTAGTTCAACAGGTCCGGACGGGCAATGTCGATCTGAGCGTTTTCACGAAGTCCTGCCATGTAGGCGGTCAGGATTTCGTTCTCGTAGTTCTGGGAGGCCTGAGCCATCCATGCTTCCTTCTGCTCTTCCCAGGTCTTTTCATCCGCGGCAATGCGCTGGTTCAGGCGAGCAACGATGACGCCGGTAGGCATGGCGAACGGCTGGGCCAACCAGGCCTTGTCCTTGGCACCGAAGACTGCGGTGGCAAGGTTCGGGTTCTGGCCGAGGTTCGGCACGAAGCCCTGGCGGTTGAAGGGCATGGAGGTCTTGATCTTGTCCTTGTACAGCTTGGCTGCTTCCGGATTGGAAGTGACAGTGGCAAGGATCTCCTCGGCAGCCTTCTGAGCTGCTGCGGTGGCCTTTTCCTGCTTGATGTTCTGAACGATGAGGTCCTTGACCTGCTCAAGCGGCATGGGGGTGGAGGGGATGTCCTCGACCTTTTCGATGAGCATGTAGCCACCGTCCACGGCGAGCGGGGTCATGTGAGCTTCACCAGCGGGGATGTCCATGACGACCTTGGCGGCTTCGGGAGTCATGCCGAATGCCTGGGGCAGGAACTGCTCGGGGATGGGCTGGGAGGTCACGGCGAGGAGGCCGAGTTCGTCAGCAACTTCTTCGAGCTTCATGCCGGAAACCATGCGATCCATGGCCTGATCGAGGAGATCGGAAACTTTTTCGGAAGCCTTTTCCTCGGCGATGGTCTGGGTGATTTCTTCCTTCACGTCGTCGAAAGACTTGGAAGTGGCGTCCTTCTTGTCTTCAACAAGGATGATGTGCCAACCGAACTGGGTCTGGACCGGCTCGGAGACAGTGCCCTTGTCGGTCTTGAAAGCCATCTCTTCGAATTCGGGAACCATGGCGCCGCGGCCGAACCAGCCGAGGTCACCGCCGTTCACGTTGGACGGGCCTTCGGAGTACTTCTTGGCCAGCTCGGCGAAGTCTTCACCGGCGCGGGCTTTCTTGAGCACACGGTCGATCTTGGCCTTGGCTTCCTTCTTGACGGAATCAGGGTCGGAATCCTTGGTCATGACCAGAATGTGGCGGGCCTTGACCTCTTCCTTCTGCTTCATGGAGTCGGAGTGGGCGTCGTAGTATGCCTTCACTTCCTCGTCAGCAACCTTCTGGAAAGAAGCGAGTGCCTTGGGGGAGAAGGTCAGGTAGCGGACGCGCACCTGATCGGGAACCATGAATTTTTCTTCGTTCTTGGTGTAGAACTCCTGCACTTCGCCGTCGGTGACGGACACGGACTTCATGAAGTCGGTGGGGGAGGACAGGATGTAGTCGATGGTGGCCTGCTCGCCTACCCAGTCGTAGATGGCGCGGGCCTGTTCCGGAGTGACTTCACCGGTCTTGCGGACCATGTCCTTGACCTTGCCGGCGATGTACTCGTTTTTGAAATTGGCTTCGAACTGAGCGGGGGTCATGCGGATGGAGCGAAGCGCCATCTGGTAGATGTTGCGGTCGAACTGACCCTGCTGGTTCCAGAAGATGGACTGGCGGGTGATGGCCGCGAACACTTCCTCGTCAGAAGCGGAGATACCAAGACGGGCGGCTTCGGCGAGGAGCAGGCGAGAATTCACCAGGTCACCGAGAACCATCTGCTTGAATTGCGGCGACTGCAGCTGGGCTGCAGTGACCTGCGGGTTGGCCTGGCGCATGGATTCGGCTGCGCGCTGGAAGGAGTCTTCAAATTCGGCGCGGGTAATGACCTGGTCATTTACCGTAGCCAGCACGGGATCGTTGCCGGTATCAAGACCGGACATACCGAAGGCGAAGACAAAAACGATGATGATAATGGCGAAAAGGATCTTTACGATCCAACCCGACGCGTTTTCACGCATAATCTCAAGCATTGGCACTCCAAAACACTTTTTCCGGCCGCCCCGCACCATGCGGGGCGGCCAGTTCTATTACTGTATTAGGACTGGTTGTTGCGGACTGCATTAAGCAGACCACCTGACTGGATAATCTCCAGTTCCTTTTTGGTCAAATCATTTGTGACCGCAATGGTCTCTCCATTTCCAGTCTTGATCTCGATTGTGCCGCCCGGAGTCATGTCTCCGGCCGGAATGGTCAGGTCCACGCCTTCCGCCAGCTTGTCGTAGTCGGACGGATCTACCAGCAGCAGCGGGAGGATTCCGAAGTTGACCAGATTGGCGCGGTGGATGCGGGCCAGGGACTTGACGATGACAGCCTTGACGCCCAAGTGACGCGGGCCGAGAGCTGCGTGCTCGCGGCTCGAGCCCTGACCGTAGTTTTCG of the Pseudodesulfovibrio sp. zrk46 genome contains:
- a CDS encoding zinc metalloprotease HtpX produces the protein MTSQIKTVLLLGLLTGLLMMLGGAMGGRAGLVLAFGFAMVMNVGSYWYSDKIVLKMYKAQELSPGDAPHIHRVVEEMAQAAGIPKPRIFLIPQDSPNAFATGRNPENAVVAVTRGIVNILSPDELKGVLAHELGHIANRDILIQTVAAVLAGAIVFIANMLQWTAIFGFGNDDEEGGNPIAALAMAFLAPIAAGLIQMAISRSREYLADDTGARLAGNPLHLAGALGKLDSASKQVPMEGSPATENMFIVAPFSGKRAASLFATHPPIEDRIARLRAMAEGR
- a CDS encoding SurA N-terminal domain-containing protein, with amino-acid sequence MLEIMRENASGWIVKILFAIIIIVFVFAFGMSGLDTGNDPVLATVNDQVITRAEFEDSFQRAAESMRQANPQVTAAQLQSPQFKQMVLGDLVNSRLLLAEAARLGISASDEEVFAAITRQSIFWNQQGQFDRNIYQMALRSIRMTPAQFEANFKNEYIAGKVKDMVRKTGEVTPEQARAIYDWVGEQATIDYILSSPTDFMKSVSVTDGEVQEFYTKNEEKFMVPDQVRVRYLTFSPKALASFQKVADEEVKAYYDAHSDSMKQKEEVKARHILVMTKDSDPDSVKKEAKAKIDRVLKKARAGEDFAELAKKYSEGPSNVNGGDLGWFGRGAMVPEFEEMAFKTDKGTVSEPVQTQFGWHIILVEDKKDATSKSFDDVKEEITQTIAEEKASEKVSDLLDQAMDRMVSGMKLEEVADELGLLAVTSQPIPEQFLPQAFGMTPEAAKVVMDIPAGEAHMTPLAVDGGYMLIEKVEDIPSTPMPLEQVKDLIVQNIKQEKATAAAQKAAEEILATVTSNPEAAKLYKDKIKTSMPFNRQGFVPNLGQNPNLATAVFGAKDKAWLAQPFAMPTGVIVARLNQRIAADEKTWEEQKEAWMAQASQNYENEILTAYMAGLRENAQIDIARPDLLN
- a CDS encoding trypsin-like peptidase domain-containing protein; protein product: MYRTALALLVALFVLFPALHAKADHRRTPVVQAVESVSPSVVNITVVKEAQGGARSPFGDPFFDQFFKGFPGVQPRQSQSLGSGVIIDGAKALVLTNAHVVAKGNSITVRLNDGREFQADLVGSDPDFDLAVLKLRKGHDLPQVAMGDSDDIYIGETVIAIGNPFGYSHTVTTGVVSALNRPMKTNAGAYGSFIQTDAAINPGNSGGPLLNINGKLIGINTAIHARAEGIGFAIPINKAKYVINELLNTGHVAPIWLGIFGQDLDQPTARYFNLKSLDGMLVAEAMSGTPAANGGIQPGDIVLGFNGRKISGKDDYMTQLFGITQKEKVKLVVQREGKRRTVTLSPQAIDKTTALDLVRLRWGFELVDRNSGGGAEVTTVISGSPADKLGLQRGDVIHQIGNRRLSSGMDLLNAFLRNRMQKTVLMRVQRGRGFYHVRLTL
- a CDS encoding class I SAM-dependent methyltransferase gives rise to the protein MIDTFSDNVAKDARILDFGCGYGRTLNELDQAGFTDLTGIDFSESLIQRGLREHPSLNLAAYPGGPLPYEDNTYDAALMLGVFTCMLETKEQAEALLELQRVLRPGGILYVNDFLLNRDKRNLDRYQAGQEKYAFYGTFDVEDGGVLRHHDRHHMEALFSAFETIVFEEVVYDTMHGHHSNGFYAVLRMP